The Cygnus atratus isolate AKBS03 ecotype Queensland, Australia chromosome 7, CAtr_DNAZoo_HiC_assembly, whole genome shotgun sequence genome includes a window with the following:
- the FFAR4 gene encoding free fatty acid receptor 4, translated as MPGAGAAGGHRTYFPFFSDFRGRNVTALRIGESVALGSIFLLALVGNVWGICLLAWRRHRLSVANCLVLNLFCADLLFITAIPFIGVVRWTESWVLGDVICHMLFYVMTLSGTVIILSLSAVSLERVVSIARLRHAACRRRKVLAVALLVWGFAAAVTLPLCCFFTVMRLPAAAGEEVQICTLVWPSTAGEILWDVTYAIVVFLIPGLVIVISYSRILQITKASRKSLNAGLAYSQNHQIRVSQQDYKLFRALIVLMISFFIMWSPIIIIIFLILVQNYKQDLNILPSVFFWIALFTFANSAVNPVLYNVAHFRRKCQEILLCFTGNHIGNGAGTETTAKRSKREQPNLSFITR; from the exons atgcccggggccggggccgcggggggccACAGGACCTACTTCCCCTTCTTCTCGGACTTCAGGGGCCGCAACGTGACGGCCCTGCGCATCGGTGAGTCGGTGGCGCTGGGCTCCATCTTCCTGCTGGCCTTGGTGGGCAACGTCTGGGGCATCTGCCTGCTGGCCTGGCGGCGGCACCGGCTGTCCGTCGCCAACTGCCTGGTCCTCAACCTCTTCTGCGCTGACCTGCTCTTCATCACCGCCATCCCCTTCATCGGCGTCGTGCGCTGGACCGAGTCCTGGGTGCTGGGAGACGTCATCTGCCACATGCTCTTCTACGTGATGACCCTCAGCGGCACCGTCATCATCCTCTCCCTGTCGGCCGTCAGCCTGGAGCGCGTCGTCAGCATCGCCCGGCTGCGCCACGCCGCCTGCCGCCGCCGCAAGGTGCTGGCCGTCGCCCTCCTCGTCTGGGGCTTCGCCGCCGCCGTCACCCTGCcgctctgctgcttcttcaccGTGATGcggctgcccgccgccgccggggag GAGGTTCAGATTTGCACCTTGGTTTggcccagcactgcaggagaAATACTTTGGGATGTGACCTATGCCATTGTTGTCTTTTTAATACCGGGATTAGTCATTGTCATCAGTTACTCCAGAATCTTGCAG ATTACAAAAGCATCaagaaaaagtttaaatgcTGGTTTGGCCTACTCACAAAATCATCAGATTCGTGTTTCCCAGCAGGACTACAAACTATTCCGAGCCCTCATTGTGTTGATGATCTCCTTCTTCATCATGTGGAGCCcaattattatcattatttttttaattttagtccAGAACTACAAgcaagatttaaatattttgccatcagttttcttttggatAGCGCTATTCACTTTTGCCAACTCTGCTGTCAACCCAGTTTTGTATAATGTTGCCCATTTCAGACGTAAATGTCAGGaaattcttctctgttttacagGGAACCATATAGGGAATGGGGCTGGTACAGAAACCACTGCAAAAAGAAGTAAACGTGAACAACCTAATTTGTCTTTCATTACCAGATAA